The following proteins are co-located in the Micromonospora coriariae genome:
- a CDS encoding AraC family transcriptional regulator — MLLDELRDLLERHVRPDLATAIEGVRVCRIDHNASPVSSMSGKVLAVIARGGKRLALGDQVYEYGPGQYLVASIDLPVTGHVIDAAPGHPALGFGMTLDPATIAELLLEAGPGDLPRFPGTARPAIAVSDAPAELLDAIVRLLRLLDHPQDRRALAPLFKREILWRLMTGEQGDAVRQIGLADSSLSHIARAVQWIRENYTRPFRVDEVAQLSAMSVSAFHRNFQAVTAMSPIQFQKHIRLQTARLLLANSPNDITRVAHRVGYDSPSQFSREYRRLFGAPPSIDALRIRAGAGSTGAALP; from the coding sequence ATGCTCCTGGACGAGCTCCGCGACCTGTTGGAACGGCACGTGCGCCCCGACCTGGCCACCGCGATCGAGGGCGTGCGGGTCTGCCGGATCGACCACAACGCCTCCCCGGTCTCCTCGATGTCCGGCAAGGTGCTGGCGGTCATCGCCCGGGGCGGCAAGCGTCTCGCCCTCGGCGACCAGGTCTACGAGTACGGCCCCGGTCAGTACCTCGTCGCCTCGATCGACCTCCCGGTGACGGGTCACGTCATCGACGCCGCCCCTGGCCACCCCGCGCTCGGCTTCGGGATGACCCTGGACCCCGCCACCATCGCGGAGCTGCTGCTGGAGGCCGGGCCGGGCGATCTGCCGCGTTTTCCCGGCACCGCGCGGCCCGCAATCGCGGTCAGTGACGCCCCGGCCGAGCTGCTCGACGCCATCGTGCGGCTGCTGCGCCTGCTCGACCATCCACAGGACCGCAGGGCACTGGCCCCTCTGTTCAAGCGCGAGATCCTGTGGCGGTTGATGACCGGCGAACAGGGTGATGCCGTCCGACAGATCGGCCTCGCGGACAGCAGCCTGAGCCACATCGCCCGGGCGGTCCAGTGGATCCGGGAAAACTACACACGGCCCTTCCGCGTCGACGAGGTGGCACAGCTTTCCGCGATGAGCGTCTCCGCGTTCCACCGGAACTTTCAGGCCGTGACGGCGATGAGCCCCATCCAGTTCCAGAAGCACATCCGCCTGCAGACCGCGAGACTGCTGCTGGCGAACAGCCCCAACGACATCACCCGCGTCGCCCATCGCGTCGGATACGACAGCCCGTCCCAATTCAGCCGCGAGTACCGACGACTGTTCGGTGCACCGCCCAGCATCGACGCGCTGCGCATACGTGCCGGAGCCGGCAGCACCGGCGCCGCCCTCCCGTGA
- a CDS encoding aldo/keto reductase, with protein sequence MKYRNLGRTGIEVSPYCLGAMMFGAMGNPDHDDSIRIIHKALDAGINFVDTADVYSAGESEVILGKALKGRRDNVVLASKLHYPMGDDPNHRGNSRRWITTAVENSLRRLQTDHLDLYQVHRPDPSVDLEETLSALSDLIHSGKVRAVGASSFPASEIVEAQWVAERRGLERFRTEQPPYSIINRSIEREVLPVCQRYGMGTLVWSPLGQGLLTGRYRKGQEFDGHRSGHTPQHFADERKLDVVEQLIPLAEQAGLPMTHLAMAFAIAHPGVTSAIIGPRTMAQLDDLLAGVDVTLTDDILDRIDEIAPPGTDAGPNDVAYVPPAISSVGLRRRTLPERSAA encoded by the coding sequence GTGAAATACCGCAACCTGGGCCGGACCGGAATCGAAGTCAGCCCGTACTGCCTGGGCGCCATGATGTTCGGCGCCATGGGAAACCCCGATCACGACGACTCCATCCGCATCATCCACAAAGCACTCGACGCGGGAATCAACTTCGTCGACACCGCCGACGTGTACTCCGCCGGCGAATCCGAGGTGATCCTCGGCAAGGCGCTCAAGGGCCGCCGCGACAACGTCGTACTCGCCAGCAAGCTGCACTATCCGATGGGCGACGACCCGAACCACCGCGGAAACTCACGCCGCTGGATCACCACGGCGGTCGAGAACTCCCTGCGCCGCCTACAGACCGACCACCTCGACCTCTACCAGGTCCACCGCCCCGACCCGTCGGTCGACCTGGAGGAGACGCTGTCCGCCCTGTCCGACCTGATCCACAGCGGCAAGGTACGCGCGGTCGGCGCGTCGTCGTTCCCCGCCTCGGAGATCGTCGAAGCGCAGTGGGTCGCCGAGCGACGCGGCCTCGAACGTTTCCGCACCGAACAACCGCCGTATTCGATCATCAATCGGAGCATCGAACGCGAGGTGCTACCGGTCTGTCAGCGCTACGGGATGGGCACGCTGGTGTGGAGTCCGCTGGGCCAGGGCCTGCTCACCGGTCGATACCGCAAGGGCCAGGAGTTCGACGGCCACCGGTCGGGTCACACCCCGCAGCACTTCGCCGACGAGCGCAAGCTCGACGTCGTGGAGCAGCTCATCCCGCTCGCCGAGCAGGCCGGCCTGCCGATGACCCACCTCGCGATGGCGTTCGCGATCGCGCATCCGGGCGTCACCTCGGCGATCATCGGGCCGCGCACCATGGCACAGCTCGACGACCTGCTGGCCGGGGTCGACGTCACGCTGACCGACGACATCCTCGACCGGATCGACGAGATCGCCCCGCCCGGCACCGACGCCGGCCCCAACGACGTGGCCTACGTACCGCCGGCCATCTCGAGCGTGGGCCTGCGCCGCCGAACGCTCCCGGAGCGTTCCGCCGCCTGA
- a CDS encoding YnfA family protein — MTVLRSLVLFALAALAEIGGAWLVWQGWREQRGLWWIAAGVIALGCYGFVATFQPDAHFGRILAAYGGVFVAGSLAWAMLVDGFRPDRWDLTGAALCLLGVAVIMYAPRGASA, encoded by the coding sequence GTGACGGTGCTCCGCTCCCTGGTGTTGTTCGCGCTGGCCGCGCTGGCCGAGATCGGCGGCGCCTGGTTGGTGTGGCAGGGCTGGCGCGAGCAGCGTGGCCTGTGGTGGATCGCCGCGGGGGTGATCGCGCTGGGTTGCTACGGCTTTGTCGCCACGTTCCAGCCGGACGCGCACTTCGGCAGGATTCTCGCGGCGTACGGCGGGGTGTTCGTGGCGGGCTCACTGGCCTGGGCGATGCTCGTGGACGGCTTCCGCCCGGACCGGTGGGACCTGACCGGGGCGGCGCTCTGCCTGCTCGGCGTCGCCGTCATCATGTACGCGCCGCGGGGCGCTTCTGCCTAG
- a CDS encoding FAD-dependent monooxygenase: protein MTSGVVIVGAGPAGLLLAAELQLAGVPTTVLDQRAEPDTTPRANGLVGRIIQALHLRGLHEPLAGQPDTPRPTPWYQFGGLPLDLTTLPDNPLYTLPVPQHRIEQVLHDRASALGADIRRDHRLTALHQTHDRVTLHVHTPTGEHQLTTRWLIGADGAHSTVRRETGIPFPGHTDHRFVSHIGHAHLPADRLNPDGTLTLPDGGRAHPFTHHRLPDGVLTFARLPGAATDAHLIATMEWTSHHNDHHNPPTQDDLQHAVDRVLGGHLPLRPPGTPTPPTRRLTGVNLRQATTYRHGRVLLLGDAAHVYPAVGGPGLNLGLNDALNLGWKLAAQVHDTAAPDLLDSYQAERAPVARRVALQTRAQLALLAPGDDVTALRDLLTDLLDSDRTRRDVAALLAGADHPYDMGSTHPHPLTGAWLPDLLPRLTDGADAVRDALRRARGVLIDLTSGGVPLPPAWQDRLDVVPARGHLDARALLVRPDGYLAWAGATTGDLTEALRRWFGPEEAAAITP, encoded by the coding sequence GGCCCTGCACCTGCGCGGCCTGCACGAACCACTCGCCGGCCAGCCCGACACACCCCGACCCACACCGTGGTACCAGTTCGGCGGTCTCCCCCTCGACCTGACCACCCTGCCCGACAACCCGCTCTACACCCTGCCCGTGCCACAGCACCGCATCGAACAGGTCCTGCACGACAGGGCCAGCGCACTCGGCGCCGACATCCGCCGCGACCACCGACTGACCGCACTCCACCAGACCCACGACCGGGTCACCCTGCACGTACACACCCCCACCGGCGAACACCAACTGACCACCCGCTGGCTGATCGGCGCCGACGGCGCCCACAGCACCGTCCGCCGCGAAACCGGCATCCCCTTCCCCGGCCACACCGACCACCGCTTCGTCTCCCACATCGGCCACGCCCACCTGCCCGCCGACCGCCTCAACCCCGACGGCACCCTCACCCTCCCCGACGGCGGACGCGCCCACCCCTTCACCCACCACCGACTCCCCGACGGAGTGCTCACCTTCGCCCGGCTACCCGGCGCCGCCACCGACGCCCACCTGATCGCCACCATGGAGTGGACCAGCCACCACAACGACCACCACAACCCACCCACCCAGGACGACCTGCAACACGCCGTCGACCGGGTCCTCGGCGGACACCTCCCGCTGCGCCCACCCGGCACCCCGACCCCGCCGACCCGCCGCCTCACCGGCGTCAACCTCCGCCAGGCCACCACCTACCGCCACGGACGCGTCCTGCTCCTCGGCGACGCCGCCCACGTCTACCCGGCCGTCGGCGGCCCCGGACTCAACCTCGGCCTCAACGACGCGCTCAACCTCGGCTGGAAACTCGCCGCCCAGGTACACGACACCGCCGCACCCGACCTGCTCGACAGCTACCAGGCCGAACGGGCACCCGTCGCCCGGCGCGTCGCCCTGCAGACCCGCGCCCAACTCGCCCTGCTCGCCCCCGGCGACGACGTCACCGCACTCCGCGACCTGCTCACCGACCTGCTCGACAGCGACCGCACCCGCCGCGACGTGGCGGCCCTGCTCGCCGGCGCCGACCACCCGTACGACATGGGCAGCACACACCCCCACCCGCTCACCGGCGCCTGGCTGCCCGACCTGCTCCCCCGCCTCACCGACGGCGCGGACGCCGTCCGCGACGCCCTGCGGCGTGCCCGCGGCGTCCTGATCGACCTGACCAGCGGCGGCGTACCCCTGCCGCCCGCATGGCAGGACCGGCTCGACGTCGTGCCCGCCCGCGGCCACCTCGACGCGCGGGCCCTCCTCGTCCGCCCCGACGGCTACCTGGCCTGGGCCGGCGCCACGACCGGCGACCTCACCGAGGCGCTGCGCCGATGGTTCGGCCCCGAGGAGGCGGCGGCGATCACCCCGTGA
- a CDS encoding CsbD family protein, producing MSFTDKARNKVEQMAGAAKERIGDKTDNEQMRGEGASQQSDARAKQAGQNMKEAGRNVKDSFTK from the coding sequence ATGAGCTTCACCGACAAGGCACGAAACAAGGTCGAGCAGATGGCCGGTGCCGCGAAGGAGCGGATCGGCGACAAGACCGACAACGAGCAGATGCGGGGCGAGGGCGCCAGCCAGCAGAGCGACGCGCGCGCCAAGCAGGCCGGTCAGAACATGAAGGAAGCCGGTCGCAACGTGAAGGACTCCTTCACGAAGTGA
- a CDS encoding nitroreductase/quinone reductase family protein, which translates to MDDAIARALAIGPDSSAAARTIDITTLGARTGVPRRIEIWFHRVDGRWYLTGMPGPRSWYANVRAHPRFTVHLKHGVTGDLPATALPVDDPTRRRVITAVLDLQNRPEIAARVSRRQTFDDWFAGSPLVEIVFDDEELRTASSTHSE; encoded by the coding sequence ATGGACGACGCCATCGCACGAGCCCTCGCCATCGGACCGGACTCCTCCGCGGCCGCGCGCACCATCGACATCACCACACTGGGCGCACGCACCGGCGTCCCGCGCCGGATCGAGATCTGGTTCCACCGCGTCGACGGTCGCTGGTACCTGACCGGCATGCCCGGACCCCGCAGTTGGTACGCGAACGTTCGCGCCCACCCACGGTTCACGGTCCATCTCAAGCACGGGGTAACGGGCGACCTGCCCGCGACCGCGTTGCCGGTCGACGATCCGACACGACGGCGGGTGATCACCGCGGTCCTCGACCTGCAGAACCGACCCGAGATCGCAGCTCGGGTCAGCCGGCGCCAGACCTTCGACGACTGGTTCGCGGGCAGCCCGCTCGTCGAAATCGTCTTCGACGACGAGGAACTGCGCACCGCTTCCTCGACGCACTCCGAATAG